TTAATGTCACATTACATGTCGGATCGTCATTATGTTTATCAAAAGTATCAATTCAAAAAGCATCCTCTTAGAGTACAGAGGAAGGAGAGCGACATTGACACTGTGCATGTCAGACATCAAACATACAGAGAAAATATTTTCTTCGTCAGAATATCTCTGAAATATAATTTCCATGCataaaaaatccataaaatctTTAAGATGGGTAGATTCTATATTAATTTATGATTATtagttacagtttttttttcttatagaaaACGACAATTCTATGTGTGGCGGCGGCTGGTTGTTGGGTAGTCTTGGCTGCTATCCAGGCAGAGAACCCACGAGCGTGTTTGATGATGCCAGATGACTCGTACCGGAAATACCAATGTGTCAAGGATTACGCGGGAATAATGCCACTTATGGCATGTTTGCTAAAATGCTGTTCTCAACATAGGTCTGTAAAACCAGTATGTTTGATAAGGACTATCTTTACgagttatattttgtttgttaacCACTTACTAAATTAGTTAACAAGGTttgaatatataatatgtatttaatATACCCCTAAATAAGAATATAAATTTGTTTGATTTTCCAAGTCTACAAAATCCGTCGGAAATCTTCAGCTGCCGGaggctttttttaaattatcaaaatccGAAACTTCAGCTGCCTGACGTTTTGTGACGGTATACTAGATTTCagaatataaacaattttaacataaattatataattataaaattaacaagtttatgtgtattgaCACTATACAATGATTAGGTTTAAGCAGCACTCAGCACTTaacacacagtataaatgtgcacTACCACTAAAATACTGGTCAGCATTTACTGCATATACACTTTTATTACACGTTTTCCAGTGAATTACCGAAATTTATATTAGAGTGAAAAACATCTGGTATTTCCAcagtgaaaatatataatataatgtaatgtATTTTCCACTTGTAAGAAACGACAGTATGGAAGTATTTAGTCAAAACGtaaaataaaagatgaaataattaaatgtgagatcaaaacataaaataataaaaacataaaataaaattacaagtgagatcaaaacatctttcactcatgaacatattaatatcttatattttcacttGTAGCTATGCCACtggtgaaaatattgtatctggtTTTAACTTGTACTTACACTAACTACAAATTAATTTTGGCTTGCAAATGTTTTACAACTGGagtaaacatgttttatcaaCAGAATTAAATAGGtaggatatttttttgtttcagagttggattgaaatatttttcacgagTGAACATCAAATATGGCATAGCCATgagtgaaaatataagatatggtgttcatgaatGAAAGAtactttgatcttacatgtaaaacaaacacattttctttttattttatgttttgactaaatatgacccattttatagtttcttaccagtgaatatcctatttgattttttttcactgtgaaaataccagatacatTTCAACAATTcactgaaatacatgtaataatgtCATATACTTATATCAACAAAAAGGTCTGATGATACCGCAGGTTTATTATAATTCACTGCCCTTTTTAATGATTAATAGACATGTAGCTTATATAAACAGTAGTCTGTACTCGCTATTTATgaaatgaaccgcgccatgagaaaaccaacatagtgcgtttgcgaccagcatagatccagaccagcctgcgcatccgcgcagtctggtcaggatccatgctgttcgctaacggtttctctaattgcactaggctttgaaagcgaacagcattgatcctgaccaggctggtctggatccatgctggtcgctaagcGACTGTGTTCATtatctcatagtgcggctcacaTGTTGTTTGTTTTCAGAATAGGCATTAGTAGACTCATTGTTTTAGTAAAAGTACCATCAATGATATCGAAGAAAAAAGCAAAGCGTCCAGTGAAAACAAATTGAATAATGCAAATTCATTTCTGAAACACAGCTAACAACTAAAAGCAATCCAAATATACTTAGGCAAGGGGTGTTTAACGTCATCAGACTTTAAGGTTCAACATAATTGACATTAAAACATTATAGGAATAAGAACAAAAGTCCGACTGTAAAAGCCACATCAAAGAAAGCAGCCATTTATACAACACTCCACATAAAAGTTGTACGTGTTAATGtacaaaaagatataaaaacaaatgaatgacaaaaaaacaacaacaacaaaacaagcaGGAGTAACACACATACAAGGCGCCGCCCCGGAAGATAGTTACAAAACCGACCGCTTGTCGAACACTTGGATACCAGTGCCCTTCTAGATTATGTTggtatattatatttataaagcGTTGTCTTTTACAGATGCATTGGGATTTTTCACAAGAATTCAAGCACGGAATGTTTTTTGATAAACGCTACTGAAAAATCTGCCAGTTGTCTTGATATGGACTGGAATAGCTGGACTGCTTACAAGAAACAGAAAGGTAACTAGAGTTTGTTTCTAAGAAAAGTAACCAGAGTTAGACTATTTTGTTCAGAAAGGCTATGTAGCTAAGAAAAGTAACCAGAGTCAGACTATTTAGTTCAGAAAGGCTATGTAGCTAAGAAAAGTAACCAGAGACAGACTATATAGTTCAGAAAGGTAATTAGAATTAGACTATGTAGCTAAGAAAAGTAACCAGAATTAGACTTTATAGTTCAGAAAGGCTATGTAGCTAAGAAAAGTAACCAGGATCAGAATATTTAGTTCAGAAAGAAAACTAGAATTAGACTATTTAGTTCAGAAAGGTAACTAGATTTAGATTATGTAGCTAAGAAAAGTAACAAGAGTCAGGCTATTTAGTTCAGAAAGGTAATTAGAATTAGACTATGTAGCTTAGGAAAGTAACCAGAAGTAGACTATTTAGTTCAGAAAGGTAACTAGAATTTGACTATTTAGTTCAGAAAGGTAACTAGATTTAGATTATGTAGCTAAGAAAAGTAACCAGAGTTAGACTATTTAGTTCAGAAAGGTTAAACTAGAATTAGACTATGTAGCTAGGAAAAGTTACCAGAGTTAGACTATTTTGTTCAGAAAGGCTATGTAGCTAAGAAAAGTAACCAGAGTCCGACTATTTAGTTCAGAAAGGCAATTAGAATTAAGCTATGTAGCTAAGGAAAGTAACCAGAATGAGACTATTTAGTTCAGAAAGGCTAAGTAGCTAAGAAAAGTAACCAGAGTCAGACTATTTAGTTCAGAAAGGTAATTAGAATTAGACTATGTAGCTATTAAGAAAAGTAACCAGAATTAGACTATTTAGTTCAGAAAGGTAATTAGAATTAGACTATGTAGCTAAGAAAAGTAACCAGAATTAGACTATTTAGTTCAGAAAGGTAACTAGAATTAGACTGTGTAGCTAAGAAAAGTAACCAGAGTTAGACTATTTAGTTCAGAAAGGTAACTAGAATTAGACTATGTAGCTAAGAAAAGTAACCAGAATTAGACTATTTAGTTCAGAAAGGTAACTAGAATTAGACTATGTAGCTAAGATAGGTAGCTAGAGTTAGACTATGTAACTTAGAATGGTAACTACAGTCTAAAAAGGACACCACACCTAAACTATGTTACTCAGAAAGGTAACTTCTGTTGCACTACGTAGCTCAGTAACAACTCTCACTTCAAAAGAATCTCTTTGCGTTTATATATTCGACATCTGGTTCTCAACTTGCCAATGCATTTGCAATCATTCGCACAGAAAACAAGGTAAAAAAGCTTCCTTAGGGTTCCAAAGCTTCGGTCATTTTCGTTGTTTTTCTACAGACATCCTATAGTACTACAGGCCCGTCGAGACAAACATCCTATCGTACTACAGTCCTGTCGAGACAGACCGGAATAAGTGAATAATCtcacatttatttttcatagaccTTGGTACGTGTGGTGCTCACCTGATGGATACAGTCGGTTACACAAGTCTCGCGAATAATGAAGACGAAGATGCAGAACAATCACGACTTGACACTGTTCCCTTCGGCGAAAATGAGATAGGGGGTTTTGTTTTGGACAAGGAGTATATTATGGTAAGACTTTTTTCCGAATTGACTGAAGCAGTATTTAATCGAAAAATGTGAATTGATCAACGACACAGCAGGATTATACCATCTGAAACAGTTACTTTCTGTCATGAACACGGTAAGACatgaaatgcaaatgaaaatactTCTGAATAAACGTTCATATAAGCTTTATAACTAGTCTATAAAGACTTATATGAATTTAAATATCATGAACTATAACCGCGAAAAAGTTTCATATCATGATTCTATTCAGGTCACCATGACGAATGTCCGACAGGCTATTGTTATACGCCAGACGTCTCTGTTATATGCATACGCCGTATAAATGATAATcttatatgtatttcaaacaaacagaaaatgctATGTGTTCAGAAGCTTCATTTGTCCCTTGCTGTAATTTTGATTTGTTAATAACTTCTTTTTCACAGAAATTATTTTAACGAAACAATACACGAACTTCATACAGTTTACACGACTGAGAGCCAAGCTAACATATGAGCCGAACCATGAGCAAACCGAAATAGtgcatttgagaccagcatggatccagaccagcctgcgcatccgcgcagtctggacgggatgcatgctgttcgctaacggtttctctaattgcaataattgagccgcgacatgagaaaaccaacatagtggctttgcgaccagcatagatccagaccaagGTCAAGATCcgtgctgtccgctttcaaagttattgcaataagagaaaccgttagcgaatagcatggatcctgaccagactgcgcggatgcacaggctggtctggatccatgctgcatTATGATACTCATATAGCCTCTTTAACTTTCTCACATGTTTTTTTCTCATTACGATTTATGATTTAAGTTCATAAAACTTACtctaattttgtaataaaattattgctgtacgcccccccccccccccccccccatgtctGCACTGAAACAATACTATAACTTAGTAGTATCTTATCAAAATCGAACTAAAGTTATACATGGGATTATCGGAACGCTTTGACTACTGAAGCAAAATATCTGTTTTTTTATACGGCATTAGGTAATACTGAACATGAAAGCTAAAGTTCGGGGAATTGTAACACAAGGTAGATGGAGAAATGTAACACTAGATGGATGCTGTGATGAAAGAGTGACCAGCTTTAAGATAAACTGGAGTGACGACTGCGACATTGCATGGGTCTTCACAGCGGCTGACAATGCAAGGGTAAGATAGTatatttaacttttagcctgctatATTTCGAAAAACgaattggtccatcattcaatctgggcaataccacttattattcgaagtggtgttcactgaaaatatactgaatgaacagcgaacagtgcagaccacggaCGTGCAAgttgattttggtctgcactggtcgcttgccgccagcaggctcaaGGTTAATACGATATTTACTACGTACATACATCAGGAATATTTAAAGGAAATGCACGAGTGTTTTTCAAAGTGTATGAAGTCGATTCACAgccaatataatatttcatatgcAAGTTATTTTTACGCAATTCTTAATTGATATTGACTtacgaaataatttatagcaaaagagtgctttaacactatttatgcacgatgggtggttatacgtcgggcgtaattaTTTCACgggggcgcagcccgagtgaagttatttgtacgacatattaccacccgagtgtataaatagtgttaaaacacggttgtgctataaattatttcgattctaatatgccctttatttgaaagagtagataaaatatagaagcgctctttcttggtcgcaacaaaattGTTGACGTCACCGCAccttaacgtgacgtcattctagcgtaagagtgttttaatagAGAAGCGTATTAGAATGATAAATTTGCAGTTTTACCCTCTCTTTTATTCATATcgttatatgtttatacactGAGGCTTTTACTTACCATTTATACTTATGGACTTTTGAAACGGCGAcgtctgttttattatatatacaaaagGGCAAGTCTGTTTTAAGAGTTTTGGGGAACAGCCACAGAATACAACATGGCAATGGTAGTTCCAGACTTAGCACACCACCGGCCATTCGGACAATggaattttgagactggtctacaaactcaATTTTGCATCTTTTGATACCGTCCCTGGATTTACATTTGGCTCATAGAATCTTATGTTATCCAGACGACTTTATAGAACATGCTCGTTGATTAAATGTTAGTACATTCGTATTTTCAAATGCCAATATTTTTCAGGTGTTTGAAGCAAACGTAATACCGGATGCTGGAAACGAAGTTGTTGTGAATTTGTTTCTCGAGCCTGTAGTCGGCAAATGTTTTGCTCTCTATGtcgaaaattttaatattaagcCCGTTCTCCGCTGGGATGTCATTGGATGTGAAATATGAGGAAACACGATCTTATCAACACACGAGCAATTATCAACATTTTTGACCGCTTGAGAATGAAATGAAGCAATTACTTTTTTCTTGTATTAcgatcaaggccttcgagtggtagACATTGGCCAAACTTAATTGGTCTTCAGtagtaaagaaagaagaaatttcgaTGCTACAGCAAAAGATagctaaaatgtgaaaaattgaaTGTAAGTTTGTCTTTCTtcattaaatttatcaaactcgttgaataaatcgGTATAGCCTCGCGTTTTTTTTTCAACGACTTTGGTGAATTCAGTATGAGTACACTCTTGTAATATccattatttatttcatacttttttgaagttgaattgaaatatatattgttacatagataatattatatatattgtttttatataaatcttgAACTTGTTCATCATGTTCATAGGCTTTAACCTGTATGGAAGGGTTAATTTTGCAGTGAAGTAACGATATGCTGGACCACTTTACTAAAGTATATTCCAAGTGGCCCAATGGAATGCACCATGGACTGGACTACTTTACCATTGATTATTCATCTGTAATGTTTATGAATGGAACTATGTTATATAACGTATATTTTGAATGTTGTTAGGATTATAATTTTCATAAGTATACCTATAACTCTGGCAGCGGCTAAACCCACACCCGAAAACAACTACTGCATTTGAAAACAACGAAGTGTGTGGGACAGAGTAAATTATTGTAGTTTATATTggtgtaaatatatttatttatatatgtgtaGACAGATTTTGTTTggtgtattttgatataaaaagtgttttcgGGAATTTGACATTAATTGTCGGAAGTTACTATTCAACTGGAAACTCGTCTATCACTTATttctaacagtttttttttttcactcccTTATTTACTATTTTGCCTGGTCAATAAAAAAGTGCACCAACgtaattatttaaatatgtttataacAATATTCAGAATAATTCTGTTTTTTCTGAATCTTACCGCGGAAGATAGATATGATTGTTTCTCATCACTGCCGCTCTGTCCTGCAATGGCTACAACCATAcatcaataaaaagaaaaaaaatagaagtcttaattattaattttcattaaggTTTTTTTGTCGGTTCAGTGATAAAACGAAGGGAAATATATAGTTTTTAGGAAGCCAATCATCGAGACTGATTACCTTCCTGAAAAACTGTATTCTGTTACTGAACCGGCAAAAATACGTAAGTTATAATTAATAATTGAAGCGCTTTTCCCCCAAATGTTTTCGTTTAGATTAGTTTTTGCATGATTATTTTGACAACTGGAAAACAGCAACATACCCAGTTTTCTCTTACTTCCACGCACTGTTTACGCGAGGAATGTTTGGGTGGGGTACATTATTCCGTCATACAATTACAATGCCCTTCATTCCGATCAAAAACCTAGTCCATTTCTTTCTGTAAAGGCATGTTTTTCCAATAtatttacaagtatttcatttaCTTTAAACCAATTAAACTTATAAACTGTTTAGCAGGTTAACCTTGCATTCTAATATCTTTTTTCTGAAAGAAGGTTTGGGGTATTAAATTTGTCTTAAATGTGGCAGTTAATTTATCAGTGGGCTTCCTtggttgagtggttaaggtcgctgacttcgaatcacttgccctcaccgatgtgggtccgATCCTCACTCGTGgtgatgaattcttcatgtgaggaagccatccagctggcttagggaaggtcggtggttctacctaagtacccgtccgtgatgaaataatgaacggagggacacctggggttttcctcaaccatcaaaagctcgccatatgacctatatttatgTCGGTTCgacaaacaaaaaaagttaatttacCAATAACATTAGAGTAAACCGTATCAGAACTTTCCACATACTACCCAGTGGGAGGTATTATTCTGCAAGCATTTTATTGCCTGTTAAAGTCAGTTATTCTGCGTATTAGTTGCATTTGCTTTTTAGCAAGGTAGTGTACGGGTGTATCTGGAAAATCAGAAACATTAACtggtatttgttttaaatacatcaGCAGTAGAACACTTCTAATGGAACTTACTTGAAGAAAATAAggattgattttcaaaataaaaaggcAGTAGGAACTAATTGTCAGTCAGTTCCACACGTAGATCTACTTCACTTATGAAGATTATCGATGTTTCACAAATAAGAAACTAATCGCTGCTCAAAACAAGCGAAACGTACCATGGTTAaagaattatttttgtttgtttgatttcttCACATTCTAAAAACTGAGATGATTGTGATTTTATAATAAACCAAGTTGATAATTTATATATAGGCACAGGCTGAATTTGAATTCCTGACGCGCAGGCTGACAACTCATTGCGTTGTCTACTGCGACACAGTGTCTTTAGTTCCATATCCAGCtttcttgcacaccagactggcgtttccggtgatttaaccatgccggcaaaacccatctgacaCCCCAtgcaagatgactctcgtgctgttaattaGAACTAACGATTCCTGCACTGATAACAATActaagccgcaccatgaggaaaccaacatagtgcatttgcgaccagcatggatccagaccagcctgcgcatccgcacaacTAAAGAAACTTCACGCATGCCTTCCCCGTGATAATTCTAATTGAATGACATACCTCTTGCTATCATTTTTATGAGATTATTCCCCAGTTGGTActctgccatttttttttcaacagcattCTGCTAgttagtatctcagtaactacacaTCTGAATACAACTTCACACACATTTTCAGGGAAGATATGACTAATGACATAGTATACATGTTTTTAATCAAAGCATTCTGTATAATACATTTCTTGATTGAAATCATCTTCGTAAtatgatgataattttatgtaggtttaaaaaaaaactgtttcaccTCTCACGTTCCTAGCGTCGATGACTCTATCGTCCCAGAGGACCAGAAAGCATAACAAGAAAACAGTTATATTACGTATCACAGCGGTCCCGGTTTATTTCCCATGTGAACAATAAACCAAACATTATCTCTGTTTCCGAATAAAATCATCCCATTAATCCTATTTGGCCCATTAAATAATGACTGCATCGGAAAATGATACCAAATATTTCGTAtctaaacaaaatttatttttttgaaaccaAACACTGATgtacaaaaattgatttttagcttgactattcatagaatagtagagctattggactcgcccatgcgtcggcgtccgcgtccgcatcggcg
This window of the Mercenaria mercenaria strain notata chromosome 5, MADL_Memer_1, whole genome shotgun sequence genome carries:
- the LOC123558958 gene encoding uncharacterized protein LOC123558958; its protein translation is MVGLLKTTILCVAAAGCWVVLAAIQAENPRACLMMPDDSYRKYQCVKDYAGIMPLMACLLKCCSQHRCIGIFHKNSSTECFLINATEKSASCLDMDWNSWTAYKKQKDLGTCGAHLMDTVGYTSLANNEDEDAEQSRLDTVPFGENEIGGFVLDKEYIMVRLFSELTEAVFNRKM
- the LOC128557478 gene encoding uncharacterized protein LOC128557478 — encoded protein: MKAKVRGIVTQGRWRNVTLDGCCDERVTSFKINWSDDCDIAWVFTAADNARVFEANVIPDAGNEVVVNLFLEPVVGKCFALYVENFNIKPVLRWDVIGCEI